In Flavobacterium sp. WV_118_3, one DNA window encodes the following:
- the rplF gene encoding 50S ribosomal protein L6 — MSRIGKSPIAIPAGVTVEVKDAVITVKGKLGELSQEFSDVSVKVEEGQVIVERSSDAKEQRSKHGLYRALINNMIVGVAEGFTKELELVGVGYRASNQGQKLDVALGFSHNIVLEIVSEVKVETVSEKGKNPIIKLSSYDKQLLGQVAAKIRSFRKPEPYKGKGVKFVGEVLRRKAGKSA; from the coding sequence ATGTCAAGAATAGGAAAAAGTCCAATTGCAATTCCAGCTGGAGTAACTGTAGAAGTTAAAGATGCTGTAATTACAGTAAAAGGAAAATTAGGAGAACTTTCTCAAGAGTTTTCAGATGTGTCTGTTAAAGTTGAGGAAGGACAAGTAATCGTGGAAAGATCTTCTGATGCAAAAGAACAACGATCTAAACACGGTTTATACAGAGCTCTAATCAATAACATGATTGTTGGTGTAGCTGAAGGTTTTACTAAAGAATTAGAATTAGTTGGAGTAGGATACAGAGCTTCTAACCAAGGTCAAAAATTGGATGTCGCTTTAGGTTTTTCGCACAACATCGTTCTTGAAATTGTTTCTGAAGTAAAAGTTGAAACAGTTTCTGAGAAAGGTAAAAACCCAATCATTAAGTTATCTTCATATGACAAACAACTATTAGGACAAGTAGCGGCTAAAATCCGTTCTTTCCGTAAGCCTGAGCCTTACAAAGGAAAAGGTGTGAAGTTTGTAGGTGAAGTATTAAGAAGAAAAGCAGGTAA